A stretch of the Duncaniella dubosii genome encodes the following:
- a CDS encoding sigma-54-dependent transcriptional regulator — MILIVDDDPGIRLSLRLLLTRNGYEVVMASNPKEAMTVVRSAKPELVLLDMNFSRATSGDEGLTLLKQMKVFHPDVPVILMTAWGSIPLAVEGIHSGAFDFITKPWDNASLLQRICVALDLNSTKPADSESDAARPKFDRSFIIGRSPALMNILNTIERIAATDAPVLIMGENGTGKELIAEAIHRNSLRREGSMVKVNLGGISSSLFESEMFGHKKGAFTGAVADREGRFGVANGGTIFLDEIGELDFNCQVKLLRVLQEHTYEMLGDSHPRRTDVRVICATNANLPAMVNDRTFREDLFYRINLITVTLPPLRERSDDIPLLVDYMVDRHCNISGRERPDITPEAMDYLSSLPYPGNIRELKNLVERTLLVSPATHLDASDFRAQYTGLPLSPSIGIQESLTLESKERIAIENALAQSGGNLTRTAALLGISRQALYRRIEKYGITL; from the coding sequence ATGATTCTAATTGTAGATGATGACCCGGGCATTCGACTATCGTTGCGGTTATTGCTGACACGCAACGGCTATGAAGTAGTCATGGCTTCCAACCCTAAAGAAGCCATGACTGTCGTGCGCTCAGCTAAACCCGAGCTCGTATTGCTCGACATGAACTTCTCGCGCGCAACATCCGGCGACGAGGGGCTGACGCTGCTAAAACAGATGAAAGTCTTCCATCCCGATGTCCCGGTCATACTCATGACCGCATGGGGAAGTATCCCTCTCGCTGTCGAAGGAATCCATTCCGGAGCATTCGACTTCATCACCAAACCGTGGGACAACGCATCGCTCCTCCAGCGTATCTGTGTCGCGTTGGATCTGAACAGTACCAAACCGGCCGACAGTGAGTCAGACGCAGCCAGACCGAAGTTCGACCGTTCATTCATCATCGGACGCTCTCCGGCGCTCATGAACATCCTCAACACCATCGAACGTATAGCCGCTACCGATGCCCCAGTGCTTATCATGGGCGAAAACGGTACAGGCAAGGAACTGATTGCCGAAGCTATCCACCGCAACAGCCTGCGGCGCGAAGGCTCGATGGTCAAAGTAAACCTTGGAGGCATATCCTCGTCTCTTTTCGAAAGCGAGATGTTCGGCCATAAAAAAGGGGCGTTCACCGGTGCTGTGGCCGACCGTGAAGGCCGTTTCGGTGTAGCCAACGGAGGAACTATCTTTCTCGATGAGATCGGAGAACTTGATTTCAACTGTCAGGTGAAATTGCTCCGCGTATTGCAGGAACACACCTACGAGATGCTCGGCGACAGTCATCCAAGGCGCACCGACGTGCGCGTGATTTGTGCCACAAACGCCAATCTCCCTGCTATGGTCAACGACCGGACATTCCGCGAGGATCTTTTCTACCGTATCAACCTCATAACCGTCACACTCCCTCCGCTGCGCGAACGCAGCGATGACATTCCGTTGCTTGTTGACTATATGGTAGACCGTCACTGCAATATTTCCGGACGCGAAAGACCTGATATAACGCCAGAAGCGATGGACTATCTGTCATCACTTCCTTATCCGGGTAATATACGTGAGCTTAAAAACCTTGTGGAACGGACTCTGCTCGTTTCGCCGGCCACACATCTCGATGCCAGCGACTTCCGCGCTCAATACACGGGATTACCCCTCTCACCCTCAATCGGGATACAGGAATCATTGACACTCGAATCAAAAGAACGCATCGCGATTGAAAACGCTCTCGCGCAGTCGGGCGGTAACCTCACACGGACGGCCGCCTTGCTCGGCATCAGCCGTCAGGCGCTCTACCGGCGCATAGAAAAATACGGGATTACTCTATGA
- a CDS encoding ABC transporter permease — protein MKRKLLKQIRNEWRSNLWLGIELLIVSVVMWYITDNIFCKTAILNEPRGFDTDHCYLIDYSQLSSQSPDFIPDQTYEEANADLLTFIDRLEKRPEIECVAMGQNAYFYNSSNSGTYMACDTFNTTAAGYLVRRYVSPEFPKVFRIHGANGESPEKLAEILEERNGFIISDNAFKRGYGIEHMNEFFGKDFYNGANNDTLVLKASYVPTRYDDYSALEWAASMIMPYPKEYYRSLNEMFVRVRDNMDKDFIENLMNDADRHFRIGNYYIASVRSFDDIRTIHQRSESSEMRNYLVGALFLAINIFLGLLGSFWFRTRQRVPEIAIRKANGATRSDIFRRVIGEGLLLLLIVTPIAAVIDWIIAHFELNSYYNGAFFDPLRFIGCILISSAFMALMIVLGIMIPANRAMKIAPAKALMSE, from the coding sequence ATGAAACGAAAACTACTAAAACAAATACGCAACGAATGGCGCTCGAATCTGTGGCTCGGCATCGAGCTGCTGATTGTCAGTGTGGTAATGTGGTATATCACTGACAATATTTTCTGCAAGACAGCCATACTCAACGAACCGCGCGGTTTCGACACCGATCACTGCTACCTCATCGACTATTCACAGCTTTCAAGCCAAAGTCCCGACTTCATACCTGACCAGACATACGAGGAAGCGAATGCCGACCTGCTGACATTTATCGACCGTCTGGAAAAACGCCCTGAAATCGAATGTGTGGCAATGGGACAGAATGCCTATTTCTACAACAGTTCAAATTCCGGAACTTATATGGCCTGCGATACGTTCAACACCACCGCAGCAGGCTATCTCGTCCGCCGCTACGTCTCTCCTGAGTTCCCAAAAGTGTTCCGCATACATGGCGCTAACGGGGAAAGCCCGGAGAAACTCGCTGAAATTCTTGAAGAACGCAACGGATTCATCATTTCGGACAATGCGTTCAAACGCGGCTACGGTATAGAACACATGAACGAGTTTTTCGGCAAAGATTTCTACAACGGTGCAAATAATGATACACTCGTGCTGAAAGCCTCCTACGTCCCGACACGCTATGATGACTACAGCGCTCTCGAATGGGCAGCCTCAATGATTATGCCATATCCAAAGGAATACTATAGGTCACTCAACGAGATGTTTGTCCGTGTGCGCGACAACATGGACAAAGATTTTATCGAAAATCTGATGAATGATGCCGACCGTCACTTCCGCATCGGCAACTACTACATCGCCTCAGTCAGATCGTTTGATGACATACGCACCATCCATCAGCGCAGCGAGAGTTCGGAAATGCGCAACTATTTAGTCGGAGCGCTCTTCCTTGCCATAAATATTTTCCTCGGGCTGCTCGGCTCTTTCTGGTTCCGCACCCGGCAGCGTGTCCCAGAAATAGCCATACGTAAAGCAAACGGTGCTACTCGCTCCGACATTTTCCGTCGTGTGATAGGCGAAGGGCTTCTGCTCCTGCTAATCGTGACACCGATTGCTGCTGTCATCGACTGGATTATCGCCCATTTCGAGCTCAACAGCTATTATAACGGAGCGTTTTTCGATCCTCTGCGCTTCATTGGCTGCATTCTGATTTCATCTGCATTCATGGCTCTGATGATAGTCCTCGGAATCATGATTCCGGCCAACCGGGCTATGAAAATCGCTCCGGCCAAAGCCCTTATGTCAGAATAA
- a CDS encoding TolC family protein: MKIFRQLMLSLALAVSMTAGASGETTRTITLDEAILRARSSSVDAAVALNELRTAYWTYRTYRADLLPEINFNATVPSYRKSYSAYQLEDGSYTFVRNNNLQMSGEVSIDQNIWLTGGMLSLNTSLDFLKQLDGAKYNRFMSIPVALTLSQPIFGVNNIKWNRRIEPVRYAEAKAKFISATEQVAMTAINYYFSLLLSKENVNIANQNLANAEKLYEVAKAKRDMGQISKNDLLQLELNLLNARSSLTDCESQYKSDMFQLRAFLDIEADVTLDPVVPAEIPYALVNYDDVLEKAHANNSFSKNIRRRQLEADYEVARAKGSQRQITLYAQIGYTGTADKMGLAYDRLKDNQVVEMGFKIPILDWGKRRGQVKVSESNRDVVTSRLRKEQMDFDQNIFILVERFNNQRQQLENALRADTIAQRRYDTNVETFLIGKISTLDLNDSQVSKDESRQAYINQLYLYWNYYYQLRSVALWDFSTNTGIDRDIDAIVRN; this comes from the coding sequence ATGAAGATCTTCCGACAGTTAATGTTATCCCTCGCGCTCGCAGTCTCGATGACTGCGGGTGCAAGCGGAGAAACCACGCGGACCATAACACTCGACGAAGCCATACTCCGCGCCCGCAGCAGTAGCGTCGATGCCGCCGTTGCTCTCAACGAGCTGCGCACGGCCTACTGGACCTACCGGACATATCGCGCCGACCTTCTCCCTGAAATCAACTTTAACGCTACAGTCCCCTCCTATCGGAAGAGCTATAGCGCCTATCAGCTTGAAGACGGATCATATACCTTCGTCCGCAACAACAACCTCCAGATGTCGGGTGAAGTATCAATCGACCAGAATATATGGCTGACAGGCGGAATGCTGTCACTCAACACGTCGCTCGACTTTCTCAAGCAGCTTGACGGAGCGAAATATAACCGCTTCATGTCCATCCCCGTCGCGCTGACACTCTCCCAGCCGATTTTCGGAGTAAACAATATCAAGTGGAACCGCCGCATCGAGCCGGTGCGCTATGCCGAGGCCAAGGCCAAATTCATCAGCGCGACCGAACAGGTGGCCATGACGGCCATCAACTACTACTTCTCGCTGCTGCTGTCAAAAGAAAATGTCAATATTGCCAACCAGAATCTCGCTAACGCCGAAAAGCTCTATGAGGTTGCAAAAGCCAAGCGCGACATGGGACAGATAAGCAAAAACGACCTACTTCAACTGGAGCTCAATCTGCTCAATGCACGTTCAAGCCTGACGGATTGCGAAAGCCAGTATAAGTCCGACATGTTCCAGCTGCGTGCATTCCTCGACATTGAAGCCGACGTTACGCTCGATCCGGTTGTCCCTGCCGAAATTCCATACGCACTTGTAAATTACGATGACGTGCTTGAAAAAGCACATGCCAACAATAGTTTTTCCAAAAATATCCGTCGCCGCCAGCTTGAGGCCGACTATGAGGTAGCCCGCGCCAAAGGCAGCCAGCGCCAGATAACACTCTACGCACAGATCGGTTATACAGGGACGGCTGATAAAATGGGACTTGCCTACGACCGTCTTAAAGACAACCAAGTGGTTGAAATGGGATTTAAAATACCGATTCTTGACTGGGGCAAACGGCGCGGACAGGTAAAAGTGAGCGAGAGCAACCGCGATGTGGTGACAAGCCGTCTGCGAAAAGAACAGATGGACTTCGACCAGAATATATTCATACTCGTCGAACGTTTCAACAACCAGCGCCAACAGCTTGAAAACGCTCTTCGTGCCGACACGATAGCTCAGCGTCGCTATGACACCAACGTCGAGACATTTCTCATCGGCAAGATATCCACTCTCGACCTCAACGACTCTCAGGTCAGCAAAGACGAAAGCCGGCAGGCATACATCAACCAGCTCTATCTCTACTGGAACTACTACTACCAGCTACGCAGCGTTGCTCTCTGGGATTTCTCGACCAACACCGGCATTGACCGCGACATCGATGCCATAGTCCGTAACTGA
- a CDS encoding alcohol dehydrogenase, with product MKAYTYIDKGRFELTDKPKPEIAAPDDAIVRVTLSSICSSDLHIRHGSVPRAVKGITVGHEMVGIVESVGSGVTSVKPGDRVTVNVETFCGECFFCKKGFVNNCSDPDGGWALGCRIDGGQTYYVRVPHADCGLNKIPDNVTDEQALFVGDILATGYWAARISEISPDDTVLIIGAGPTGLCTLQCVLLHNPANIVVCEIDRTRRDFVRQHYPQVTVTTPEDCLKTVRTLSSHGGADRVIEVAGNAETFRMAWECARPNAIVTIVALYDTPQMLPLPDMYGKNLTFKTGGVDGCDCEEILRLIAGGHIDTTAMITHRYPLSRIESAYRTFENRLDGVIKVAVYPD from the coding sequence ATGAAAGCCTATACCTACATTGACAAAGGCCGCTTTGAGCTGACCGACAAACCAAAGCCTGAAATAGCCGCACCTGACGACGCGATAGTCCGCGTCACCCTTTCAAGCATCTGTTCCTCAGATCTGCATATCAGACACGGCAGTGTCCCGCGTGCGGTCAAAGGCATTACCGTGGGCCATGAAATGGTCGGCATAGTTGAATCCGTCGGCAGTGGGGTGACCTCGGTGAAACCCGGCGACAGAGTGACAGTAAACGTAGAGACCTTCTGCGGTGAGTGTTTTTTCTGCAAGAAGGGTTTTGTCAACAACTGCAGCGACCCTGACGGCGGATGGGCTCTCGGATGCAGGATCGACGGAGGACAGACATATTACGTCCGTGTTCCGCACGCCGACTGTGGACTTAACAAAATTCCTGACAATGTGACTGACGAACAGGCTCTGTTTGTCGGCGATATCCTTGCCACCGGCTACTGGGCTGCCAGAATTTCGGAAATATCGCCAGATGACACCGTTCTCATAATCGGTGCAGGCCCGACAGGTCTTTGCACCCTCCAGTGCGTGCTCCTTCATAATCCTGCCAACATTGTCGTATGTGAAATTGACCGTACACGCCGTGATTTCGTCAGACAGCACTACCCGCAGGTCACAGTCACCACCCCTGAAGACTGCCTGAAAACAGTCAGGACTCTCAGCTCACACGGAGGCGCAGACAGGGTGATTGAGGTCGCAGGAAACGCCGAAACATTCCGTATGGCATGGGAATGCGCACGGCCTAATGCCATTGTAACCATCGTCGCCCTCTATGACACTCCACAGATGCTGCCGCTCCCCGACATGTATGGCAAGAATCTTACATTCAAGACCGGCGGTGTCGACGGGTGTGACTGCGAAGAGATTCTCCGGCTGATTGCCGGAGGCCACATCGACACAACCGCGATGATAACCCACCGCTATCCACTCAGCCGGATTGAATCGGCCTACAGGACTTTTGAAAACAGACTTGACGGTGTGATAAAAGTCGCCGTCTATCCTGACTGA
- a CDS encoding helix-turn-helix domain-containing protein codes for MERKTINLDSIDAYNKLYGLTTRHPLVTVIDLKNADKCINHVRLNYGVYALFLKNSVACSIRYGRKKYDYQEGTVVSFSPGQIIDVDMDVEEIAPDVVGLMFHPDLIYGTPLANKISSFSFFDFSEMESLHLSEEEREIFLDCLHKIDRELQHSVDHHSAALLSANIQLLLEYLHRFYDRQFITRHKVNSDVVAQFEQALKLYYDSDAKKNGTPTVGYFADLANLTPGYFGELIKKETGLTAKEIITRHVISVAKHRLSVSSDDVSIVAYDLGFEYPAHFTRLFKRVVGQSPSEYRRMIEQN; via the coding sequence ATGGAAAGAAAAACAATCAATCTCGATTCAATCGACGCTTATAATAAACTTTATGGCCTGACCACGCGCCATCCGCTTGTCACGGTCATTGATCTGAAAAATGCCGATAAGTGTATCAACCATGTACGTCTGAATTATGGTGTGTATGCCTTGTTCCTTAAAAACAGTGTGGCATGTTCAATCAGATATGGCCGTAAGAAATATGATTATCAGGAGGGGACAGTCGTCAGTTTTTCTCCGGGCCAGATAATAGATGTCGACATGGATGTCGAAGAAATCGCTCCCGATGTGGTCGGATTGATGTTTCATCCCGATTTGATTTACGGGACACCTCTTGCTAATAAAATTTCTTCGTTCAGTTTCTTTGATTTCTCAGAGATGGAATCGCTTCATCTGTCGGAGGAGGAACGGGAAATCTTCCTTGATTGTCTCCACAAGATAGACCGGGAGCTGCAACATTCTGTCGACCACCATTCGGCTGCGTTGCTTTCTGCGAACATACAGTTGCTGCTTGAATATCTTCACCGTTTTTATGACCGCCAGTTCATAACGCGTCATAAGGTTAACTCAGATGTGGTGGCCCAGTTCGAGCAGGCGCTGAAATTGTATTACGACAGTGATGCGAAGAAAAACGGAACTCCGACAGTCGGCTATTTTGCTGACCTTGCGAATCTGACACCGGGATATTTCGGCGAACTGATTAAGAAGGAAACCGGGCTTACTGCAAAGGAGATAATCACCCGTCATGTAATCTCTGTGGCAAAACATCGTCTGTCGGTCAGCAGCGACGATGTCAGTATAGTTGCCTACGACCTCGGATTTGAGTATCCGGCTCATTTCACGCGCCTGTTCAAGCGGGTGGTAGGGCAAAGTCCGAGTGAATACCGCCGGATGATCGAGCAGAATTGA
- a CDS encoding HAMP domain-containing sensor histidine kinase, with protein MDMVSVNNSLRYSQKLFLLLVLFAWALLACFLTFQYEREKSFKVIQLNSSLQLFNAKMAEAIKDGITPEEFLAGTKLPFDSLRVSVISPDGNVKFDNSAATLPNDSHLTRSEISKALKTGSGYTLRRHSESTDRTYFYSALYDGHTIVRSAIPYTSISLLELLKADRGFIYFMCVVTLILIVVAYFATRKLGTNITRLNNFAKKAERGERIYADESFPDDELGEISSHIVMLYAKLQEANAECDRQHLLVLKEEKEKIRIKKQLTNNINHELKTPIASIQVCLETIESHPDMDRSKREEFIRRALKNCHRLRSLLTDVATITRMEDGFNHIEKSPVNLSAIIQECFDDARHKAPYMEFEIDIPANIIINGNHDILKSIFSNLLDNAMAYSGGNKVTLCLTSESPADYSFSFADNGSGVENRHIQHLFERFYRVDKGRSRSAGGTGLGLAIVKNAVIFHDGHITVRNRHGGGLEFDFTLSK; from the coding sequence ATGGATATGGTTTCAGTGAATAATTCTCTCCGTTACAGCCAAAAACTTTTCCTGCTGCTCGTTCTCTTTGCATGGGCACTTCTGGCATGCTTCCTCACGTTTCAGTACGAAAGAGAAAAATCATTTAAAGTCATTCAGCTAAATTCATCGCTCCAGCTATTCAACGCCAAGATGGCCGAAGCTATAAAGGACGGCATCACACCCGAAGAATTTCTTGCCGGGACGAAACTTCCGTTTGACAGCCTGCGCGTATCGGTCATCAGTCCTGACGGCAATGTGAAGTTCGACAACTCAGCCGCCACACTCCCCAATGACAGCCACCTGACACGCAGTGAAATCTCCAAGGCATTGAAAACCGGCAGTGGCTACACCCTCCGGCGACACTCAGAGTCAACCGACAGGACTTATTTCTACTCGGCCTTGTATGACGGCCATACGATTGTACGCTCCGCCATCCCCTACACATCGATTTCTCTTCTGGAACTTCTCAAAGCCGACAGGGGGTTCATCTACTTTATGTGTGTAGTCACGCTGATTCTCATCGTTGTAGCCTATTTCGCCACGAGAAAGCTCGGCACAAACATCACACGCCTGAATAATTTCGCAAAAAAAGCCGAACGCGGCGAGCGCATCTATGCCGACGAGTCATTCCCTGACGATGAACTCGGCGAGATTTCAAGCCATATCGTCATGCTCTATGCCAAGCTTCAGGAGGCAAATGCCGAATGTGACCGACAGCATCTTTTAGTGCTGAAGGAAGAAAAGGAGAAAATCCGCATCAAAAAACAGCTGACCAACAACATTAACCATGAGCTGAAAACACCGATTGCCTCCATACAGGTCTGTCTCGAAACCATTGAATCGCATCCCGACATGGACCGGTCGAAACGAGAAGAGTTCATCAGGCGTGCCCTTAAAAATTGCCATAGGCTCAGAAGCCTGCTGACAGATGTCGCAACAATCACACGTATGGAGGACGGATTTAACCACATAGAGAAATCTCCGGTCAATCTCTCAGCTATAATTCAAGAGTGTTTCGACGACGCACGCCACAAAGCCCCATACATGGAGTTTGAGATAGACATTCCCGCCAATATAATCATCAACGGGAATCACGACATACTTAAATCGATTTTCTCAAACCTGCTTGACAACGCAATGGCCTACAGTGGCGGCAATAAAGTCACTCTTTGTCTGACTTCCGAAAGTCCGGCTGACTATTCATTCTCTTTTGCTGACAATGGTTCAGGGGTCGAAAACAGGCATATACAACATTTGTTCGAGCGGTTCTACAGAGTGGATAAAGGACGCTCTCGCTCTGCGGGAGGGACAGGTCTCGGACTTGCAATTGTCAAAAACGCAGTCATATTCCATGACGGTCACATAACTGTCCGCAACCGCCACGGTGGCGGTCTTGAATTTGATTTCACACTTTCAAAATAA
- a CDS encoding ABC transporter permease, with the protein MKTNYIRQAWVSMRQQPVVSSVSVIGTALAIFLIMIVVMMQEIKTAPYSPESNRDRWLVQRYGSIKNKAWGEDNSSNGPLAYNTVKAVFYEMETPEAVTAFVGSPSVASLSVSEKPAFGAEKRDVDNGFFDVMDFNFISGKPFTKADFESAIPMAVINESTARRLFGSTDVTGREFNINHAPYRVSGVVRDVTNLALLAYAEVWVPFTTTNTANSSWCSYMGLLSAVILAKDPSDFPAIREEYNRLFAKLGDEAKTDGWEFIPRDRPYTQEVTVNTPWANSTPDMGKVYRTRLIVYLILLIVPAVNLSSMTHSRLQRRREEIGVRRAFGAKRREIVTDIFIENLIITLIAGIIGFALSLVFATIWGGTIFMPSHGCSSLSLTGINLGTLIHWSTFGWAMLFCFFLNLLSTGLPAWQASRTNIVNALSGK; encoded by the coding sequence ATGAAAACCAATTATATCAGACAGGCATGGGTCTCGATGCGCCAGCAGCCGGTGGTCAGCTCCGTTAGCGTAATCGGCACAGCCCTCGCCATATTCCTCATCATGATAGTGGTCATGATGCAGGAAATCAAAACTGCGCCCTATTCACCGGAAAGCAACCGCGACCGCTGGCTCGTGCAAAGGTACGGTTCAATAAAAAACAAGGCTTGGGGTGAAGACAATTCATCAAACGGACCTCTTGCCTACAACACCGTCAAAGCCGTATTCTATGAAATGGAAACACCTGAAGCCGTGACCGCATTTGTGGGAAGTCCGAGTGTAGCATCACTCTCCGTGTCCGAAAAGCCGGCTTTCGGAGCGGAAAAGCGTGATGTCGACAACGGTTTCTTCGATGTTATGGACTTCAATTTCATTTCAGGCAAACCATTCACCAAAGCCGATTTCGAATCAGCCATACCGATGGCAGTCATCAACGAGTCGACCGCCCGCCGTCTTTTCGGTTCGACAGATGTCACAGGTCGTGAATTCAACATAAACCATGCCCCTTACCGTGTCAGCGGAGTCGTCAGAGATGTCACCAATCTCGCCCTGCTTGCCTATGCCGAAGTCTGGGTGCCGTTTACCACCACAAACACAGCCAACAGCAGCTGGTGTAGCTACATGGGACTGCTTAGTGCGGTGATTCTTGCCAAAGACCCGTCCGATTTTCCTGCCATACGCGAGGAGTACAACCGCCTGTTTGCAAAACTCGGTGACGAAGCAAAAACAGACGGATGGGAATTCATACCGCGCGACCGTCCCTACACACAGGAAGTCACAGTCAACACACCGTGGGCAAACTCCACTCCGGATATGGGCAAAGTGTACCGCACACGGCTGATTGTCTACCTCATCCTCCTAATTGTCCCCGCTGTCAACCTCAGCAGCATGACCCATAGCCGTCTCCAGCGCAGACGCGAAGAAATAGGTGTCCGCCGCGCTTTCGGAGCAAAACGCCGGGAAATCGTGACTGACATATTTATCGAGAATCTTATCATAACACTGATTGCCGGCATCATCGGATTTGCCCTAAGTCTCGTATTCGCCACCATCTGGGGCGGAACGATCTTCATGCCATCCCACGGCTGTTCATCACTATCTCTGACAGGAATAAACCTCGGGACACTCATCCATTGGTCTACATTCGGATGGGCCATGCTCTTCTGTTTCTTCCTCAATCTTCTCAGTACAGGACTTCCGGCATGGCAAGCCTCGCGCACGAATATTGTCAACGCCCTCTCCGGCAAATGA
- a CDS encoding response regulator transcription factor, with protein MSQHKLLVVDDEDTLCEALRFNLEIEGYDVDVAHSAEEALKLSLENYSLILLDVMMGEISGFRMAQIMRANPKTADVPIIFLTAKDNDDDMIAGLKLGGDDYITKPYSIRNVLARIETVLRRTRNISTNHDIVKYQGIAIDTNSKRLEIDGNEIRLPKKELEILQLLLTNRNRVFSREEILNIVWHNEAVVVDRTVDVHITRLRKRLGEYGHHIITRSGYGYGFSE; from the coding sequence ATGAGCCAACATAAATTATTAGTAGTCGATGACGAAGACACCCTTTGCGAAGCGCTCAGATTCAATCTTGAAATTGAAGGCTATGATGTCGACGTGGCCCACAGCGCCGAAGAGGCATTGAAACTCAGCCTTGAAAACTACTCCCTCATACTCCTTGACGTTATGATGGGCGAAATCAGTGGTTTCAGAATGGCACAGATCATGAGAGCCAATCCCAAGACAGCTGACGTACCTATAATCTTTCTTACGGCAAAAGACAATGATGACGACATGATTGCCGGACTGAAACTCGGCGGTGACGACTACATCACAAAGCCTTATTCCATCCGCAACGTCCTCGCACGCATTGAAACAGTATTACGCCGCACAAGAAACATCTCCACCAACCACGACATTGTAAAATATCAGGGTATTGCCATCGACACAAATTCCAAACGGCTTGAAATCGACGGAAACGAAATCAGACTTCCTAAAAAGGAACTTGAAATTCTCCAGCTGCTCCTCACAAACCGCAACAGGGTCTTCTCGCGCGAAGAAATCCTGAACATAGTGTGGCACAACGAAGCCGTCGTAGTCGACCGCACGGTAGATGTCCACATCACACGGCTGCGCAAACGTCTGGGTGAATACGGCCATCATATAATAACCCGTTCTGGCTATGGATATGGTTTCAGTGAATAA
- a CDS encoding sensor histidine kinase has translation MRVRWIFILIIMMLVASIVTSFMISGENNSIVGWIARLSCVLALMLMVIFYWKIMKPLRSITNGVNLLRAQDFSSRLAHVGQRESDMIIDMFNRMMDSLKTERLRMREQNHFLDLLIDVSPMGIVILDDNNRITGVNPSARTFLEISPDSPIPGLRLTDIDTQLAQSLSRLAKGETVTVRLSDSMIYRCSRLSFMDKGFAHPFILIEKLTEEVMKAEKKSYEKVIRVIAHEVNNTMAGVNSMLTTAEAILNENQEKNADILEVINVCEGRCHDMSSFITAYANVVKIPEAELISTDLNEQLRRWEIMLESLCLGHLVSLEFHLSSNNIPVLLDSVLMEQVMINIIKNSVESIDSRHAGEFQSVSDTPVGYKGRIIVATSSNPPMITVTDNGAGISDETASMLFSPFFSTKVNGHGIGLLFISEVLHKHGCRFSLSTAADGLTRFKIAFSPLLRP, from the coding sequence ATGAGAGTTCGATGGATTTTCATACTCATCATCATGATGCTTGTCGCCTCAATCGTGACAAGCTTCATGATTTCCGGCGAAAATAATTCAATCGTCGGCTGGATTGCACGCCTCTCATGCGTGCTCGCACTGATGCTGATGGTTATTTTCTACTGGAAAATCATGAAACCACTCCGCAGCATCACCAACGGTGTCAATCTACTGCGCGCCCAAGATTTCAGCAGTCGTCTTGCCCATGTCGGCCAACGCGAATCCGACATGATTATCGACATGTTCAACCGCATGATGGACTCTCTGAAAACCGAACGCCTCCGCATGCGCGAGCAAAACCATTTCCTTGACCTCCTCATAGATGTCTCACCTATGGGTATTGTGATTCTCGATGACAACAACCGCATAACCGGTGTCAACCCATCGGCAAGAACTTTTCTTGAAATAAGTCCCGACAGCCCGATTCCCGGACTCAGACTGACCGACATCGACACCCAGCTTGCCCAATCACTGTCACGGCTTGCAAAAGGCGAGACAGTGACAGTCAGGCTCAGCGACTCCATGATTTACCGCTGTTCGCGGCTTTCGTTCATGGACAAAGGATTCGCCCATCCGTTCATCCTCATCGAAAAACTCACTGAAGAGGTGATGAAAGCCGAAAAGAAAAGCTACGAGAAGGTTATCCGCGTAATCGCACATGAAGTAAACAACACAATGGCCGGAGTCAATTCCATGCTCACCACCGCAGAAGCCATTCTGAATGAAAATCAGGAGAAAAACGCGGATATTCTTGAGGTCATAAACGTTTGCGAAGGGCGTTGCCACGACATGAGCAGTTTCATTACCGCATACGCTAATGTTGTCAAGATACCTGAAGCCGAGCTTATCTCCACCGATCTCAACGAACAGCTGCGCCGATGGGAAATCATGCTTGAAAGTCTCTGCCTCGGACATCTGGTATCGCTTGAATTCCATCTGTCGTCAAATAACATCCCGGTACTTCTCGATTCGGTACTGATGGAACAGGTGATGATCAATATCATCAAAAATTCTGTCGAAAGCATCGACAGCAGACATGCCGGCGAATTTCAATCCGTCAGCGACACACCAGTCGGCTATAAAGGCAGAATAATCGTTGCGACATCATCAAATCCACCAATGATAACTGTCACTGACAACGGTGCCGGAATCTCGGACGAGACTGCCAGCATGCTCTTCAGTCCATTTTTCTCCACCAAGGTCAACGGACATGGCATCGGTCTGCTATTTATCAGCGAAGTCCTCCACAAACACGGCTGCCGCTTCTCGCTCTCCACTGCCGCCGACGGTCTGACACGATTCAAAATCGCGTTCTCACCCCTCCTACGGCCGTGA